From Oryzias latipes chromosome 18, ASM223467v1:
GCGTCATCCGGGCGCTTCTCCTCAGAGCAGGAACAGGTTGTTGAACGTTCACATCTGCTCGCTGCTCAGAACCAGACTGAGCTTGTGAAGCCATTGGACGGGCGCAGACCTGCTGGTCAAAAGTGAAGGTGAGGCCAGGACTGTTACTAATAGTTACCAACTCTTTAACTTCCTCTAAGGGAAATACCGCCACAGCATAGGAGTTTGGATAGACCAAAAACTGTGACGGTAACAGGAGAAGCGTGCACTCACCTGCTGACCCATGAGCAGCAACAGAGCACACATCACCGCCGCTGCTCTCTTCCCAGTCAAAGAGCTTTTCTGCTGCATCTTCATGTCAAAGGTGtcaaactttgtatttttctatCTTTCTTTGATGATAAACGTGTCCTAAATATGAGATCTGCAGAACCAGGACCAGGTAATGCTGAGCACTCTGATGGAACCTGCTGTCCTCGCTTCAGTCTGAGTTGATGTGAAGTCAGGAGCCACACACACTTTGCTTTGCTATCTTCAAACGATCCTGACTCAGCAAACTACAGGGCAGGGCCCTCCTTTATACCGTCAGGTCATGACCGGGGAAGGTTGGCACCAGGGGCTGATGTGGAGGTCATAGTCCATTTCTTCACTCTGAACATCTCTTTCACCAGAGTACAGAAGTCTAACATGGACATGAATGCACCCTTTTTCTGCATCAAGGTTCATCTGGACCCGTGGAGTAAGTTTAACCACTGTGACAGAAGATTCTCCAAGGAGAAGGTGTGGAGCCTCCATGTACTGCTGGGCATGAACAGTGGCAGAGCAAACAGGCCAGGTTAGATGTTTGTACAAATGTCAAAGAAACTCTCCTAAAGCAGCCACAATTGAACATAAAACCACTTTAAACTACGATTAGAATTGTGTCTAAAAAACTGCAGTAAATCTTTATGACAGAAAGGCGGCGCAGGTTTGAATTTCTGAGAAAACCTCATGCGGCTGGCTGAACATTTGTTCCACACCGACCCCAGAGCATGCAGTTCATCTGAGATAAGGCTCTGCATGTCTTAATCTGTAATATTTAAACTTCCGAAACTGACCACAGTTGATCAAATAGTAGAAGGAAGGTTTGTGGAATGAGCTCATCTGACCAGGTTCCAGTTTGTGTGTGAAGTGTGCATGCTGCTCCTCAGAGAGCATGGTTATCCATGAAGACCTTGAGTCAGAGTCAATAATTGCGTTAGCTTTGACCTCTCATCTCAAAATCAGAGAGCCAAAAATAACTCAGGACACAGATGTCTTCACTGTTTGATCAGAAGTCCTGAACTCACACTTTGTGATGGGAAAAGTGTAAATGAATTACCATAGTTTTTGGAAATAAGGGCACACTTAAAAaccttaactttaaaaaaatgactgacaGTACGTTTTAAAATCCAAAGCACTTTATGAATGGATTCCTTCTGGTGAGCTCACTgatgtaaaagtgtttttgagacgCACACGAATGCTTTGTCagaatgtttggttgggtgtcAGCCTGAACATGCTAACGCAGCTGGCGTGTAGCGGTGTCTGActgtttgttcttttgtgtgttgtaaacaaggttaggagttacaGATATTGTTTAATACCACGTGGCTGATGCTTCTAGCATGGCTGATTTGTTAATTGATTGCAGTTGATAAAGTCTGACAGACgcttaatgcattttttatatcacataagttcaaaaatagaccagtCATTGATGGTGCGCCTTATACAGTAATCCCATGCTCCTTATAGTGCAGGAAATATGAAATCTATTCATTGTTTTTAAGCCCTATATTTAATATCCCCAAAAAACAATTATTGCTTGattaaaaattttgtttttttagatatttgtgaaacaggatttattaaaaaaaaaaaagaacggttTCAAAAGGTTGAAGAAAGGTTTGCTCTAGGTTGAAACTGTCAGAAGTAAGAGttccgcaccttagacatttagggccccttggtggggagggtgaggggacgtcactgtgagtaatcaggagatgtccccttagtgccctacccgccaattttaactgcacaccccttagtacacacacccctcccccctcaatatatatatcccaacataaacacacacacatgcacacacacaccatctcaaacacacatacacgcacacacattttgcaaggaaggtgggacctgggtccatctgtcccctgcctcttccctggtggggggtgcgggcccctttgcaacggcggccgtgtccctctttccctccgtgcttccctggcctctggctctgggggccttgcggctccctggcctctggctctggcgggcttggtcgccccggcggcggttgttccctgccggttcccgtgtggcgttggggggattccggctgccgctgctgctgcggcgggggtcttggggtggggatggctgggcactctccctccttcttttcacgttccaccatccattttagaagaacataaaacctcacctgagcactggtgttagctcacctttgcactaatggcttgcatgactgaatgactgaaatatttcacactagttggttttaaggcataagtatgcgtgtgtgaacactatctgttttgtgtacatatCGACAGGTGGcgtttttgcagctagcaggtgtgtttataacatttgagtgtgtgtgtggacgggccccgccctttttgtactgcatttgaaccttaccataatgattaacaaccagtaaacttgttgctgtatgctgcttcatggtcttatcccccttcccttcctattatcaccccctaccccccctctctctagcgtccctctctcttcttcccctctttccttttccatccggtccaacaccaaagattttcagacatgattgaaattaataaagtttggcctcaattacaaaaggggtttattcagacatacctttggtttgtcagaagattaataacccctcttgttaaagcaaaatatgtccaacaaaagatgccctcagctctcgtctgtctgcccagctgttggacaggacaagttaaaaaaaaaaaaaaaaaaaaaaaagaagtaagagttctgtctccccctctggtcactggCGGGAGCTGGCCCCAGAGTTCTAAACAACACTAAaactcccagcaacccccaGTGCACCCTTCATGGATGCTGCACAccgtcattcattcatcaaccatAGTATACTTAACCACACAAAGTgaagctcagtgtgaagtattgtttgtgccactctgacTTCCTTACCAAATGGGCCTGATCGCCTGCCTCCTGACCATGTTTGCCAGCCGCGACTCTTGCCTGGATCTTGATTACCAAGTCTCTCCTCGGATAATCTAATGCCTGTCATTGACCCTGCCTGATTTAGCTtggtggacttttagctgagctaataaacctgctgcaattggaaccagccgtctgcctgttctggTGACAGAGACCTTATGTTTAAAAATGCAACGTTGAAAGTAGGTTAGAACTGAACATGGTTCCACTGAGGTCAGTCTGTTCCCTACTGACACTAAAGACAACACTTGttgtttaaaagattttttcccttaaatcttgtgtccaaaGATCAGAGGTTTTGTGAGTGATAGATTTGAATATGTGGAATACTTTATAGCAGCTCAGAGTCCCTAACACTTGTCTGGAATGCAAATATGCATAACTAATATCACTAAGGTAACAGTGAGgacagcatttttattttcacactttttccaACCAAATGTTTACTACTAAGAGGAGGGCTCTAGAGGTTTACAGTAGCTATTACTTTTCATTGacgtattttcaaaataaagacagaGTGTTGAAGCTGTTTCATAGACCTACTGTGGAGTGTGGAGTGTGGAGGAGCTTAAAAACCTTTTGGTCTTGTTCCTGAGTGAGGGAAAACCGGAGCGAGAGATTAACAGGTGGATGGGAGCAGCGTCTGTAGTTATGCGGTCACTGTACCGGTCCGTTATGGtgaagagagctgagccagaaagcaaagctctcaatctACCGGTCTATCTCTGTTCCAATACTCATGTCAGAGGGGTGGGGGTGAAGCCCCAAAGCAATCAAAAATTTTAGGGATCTGCTGGGGAGTTTGCTAGTTGCTCCAGAGACAGCCAAAGCCTTGATagttaaaaggttttaataaaacagtctaaaaccagaaatggtaaaaaaaactaaaaacaaaaatgacataaaacacaTGTAAAGCCAACACATTAGGAGAACAGTGGTGGTAATTGTCCATATCACGCCATTGTCCAAGTGTCCACCTTGATGTTCGTCCCACACCCAAGTCCTTCACACGAGCAGGCCTGCACTCCAAGCCACCAGTTcacatgcaataaaaacaaggcaaatccacaaatagttttaaaaacacaaaaacagtcatGCAAATGAGTTAAAAGTCAATCCATATAAAACCCAATTAAAATCCACTGGTGACTGAGCTACAGGCTGCTCATAGAAGCTCAGCGTGTAGCTGGCACACTTAACTTTAGGAGGGGGTGAAGCCCGTTCACCCCTCTGTGTCTCCAAATGGCCGTGTGAGATCTTCCCGAGGGTGTgctgcctccctcctcctccacgcGAGCGATTTACTGGTCCGCGCCCCGATGAAGACCTGTGGCCAGTGTCCTGCCGCCTCTGCGTCCTGAATTGCGCACCTCCGGCTCCAAGCCTTCCTCCTGCCTGCACCTTGCAGGTTGCACCCAAATGTCACGGACCTCGCGTCTCTGGCTCCAGCAGCAGGCCAAACTCAAACGATACAGGCTCCAACAGTCCTCCTGCTGCAGGCTGTGCCCAAGTGTCAGGAACCCCACGCGCCGGCTCCAATAGTCCTCCTCTCCTGCCTGCACCGGCCGCGCACTGGTGCTCTATAAGAGAATAACAGCCTCCCTGCTCTGTATGTGATCACGCCCTCCCACACAGGTGTCCTTCATCCACCATCAGCAATCTGTGCAAGCAGTGACAAACTACCTGCTGACACCCCCCCCGACTGAAAGCGTTCTAGTCCCTAGAACTACTCACGGTACCTTTGGGGCTTTTGCCCATTAATCCTCTGGGAGCGCCTTGGTTCAGGTGCTTGAGCAGCTTCATACCCCTCTGCCACTGGGAGGGGAAAGGCAAATCCCCATAATGCTAGGCCATCTGCGGGTGTTTGCTCTTCAGCTGTTGGCTCGCTTGGTAACTCTTGAGGGACGAGACAGGGGAGGCAAAGTCTCAAATTGTTACGGTGCAGAACCCTTTCAGGACCGTCTTTACCTTCTGGCCTGACTCTGTAGACAGGGTGATCTGGATAGGGCTGGGCTACTACAACCTGAGGTTCACTTTCCCACCTATCACTAAGTTTACCCTTTTCCCTTCTCCTCTGGTCTAAGACCAGAACCCGCACTCCTGGAAGCAGGGGGGAATCTTTGGCAGCCTTGTCGTAGATCTTCTTGTTTGTGCTGGCTGCTTGCAGTAAAGAGGTTGACGCTTTGTTGTAAGCATAAGTCAACTGTTGATGGTGCCTACTCACCCACTCTGTCGTGGTAGTGGTACTCAACGAGGCCACTGCTCCTGTCAGCATGTCCACAGGGGTTCTAAGGTGGCGGCCAAACATTAGGAAGGAAGGTGCATATTTAGTGGAGGCATGCACGGTGTTGTTGTAAGCCTGGACAAGGCCTGGAAGGTACCCCGCCCAATGCCTTTGTTGTTCAGCCTCCAGTGTCCCCAACAAGCTTAGCAAAGTTTGGTTGAACCGCTCGCATGCCCCATTGCCCTGTGGGTGGTATGGTGTGGTGCGGGACTTACGACAGCCATAAATCATGCACAGTTCTTTTATGAGTCTTGACTCAAAGCCAGGGCCTTGATCTGAATGCATGACCTCTGGGCAGCCGAATGGCTGTATAACATGAGTCCACAAGGCACGAGCCGTTGCCACTGCTGTCTGATCAGGGGTCGGAATAGCCCATGCATACTTTGTGAACAAGTCAGTCACAACCAGAATGTTCTGGTATCTGTCTGTAGGGCGGCTCAATGTTAGAAAGTCCATTGCCACTATGTGCATCGGGGCTCTGGCAGTGAATGGGGCAAGAGGAGCCCTGTGATCAGCCTTGGTTTTGTACAACACGCAGCGGGGGCAGGCCTTTATATAACCCTGGACAGTCTTTTCCATTTGGGGCCAATAAAAATTTCTTCGCAGCGTAGTAAGCATGCGATCTGCACCTGGGTGTCCACTGTTTTGATGGCAAAACTCTACCAAGGCTGCAGTTTTATTGTTCTGGACCACAACTTGGAGAGTTTCGTAGGTTGAGGAGTCTCTTACTCTCCTGCATAACACTCCCTCAATAATTTCGAGTCTTCTCCATTGCTGCAAGAGTCTCTTTATTGGCTGAGAAAGCGCCCGCCTTTCTGCTGCACCTGGTAACCCACCTTGAGTCAGATAGTCCCGAACCTGACAAACTGTGGGGTCTCTCTGCTGTTCCAGTCTCCACAGGCCAGGGTTCCACCACCAACCATTAAAGGGCTCTTCTGTCTCATCCAAAACCTCCATAACATGTACCGTCTGGGTGCCAACAGGCCCTGGGCCTGTTGAGACAATGTGGAGTCTAGACAATAAATCAGCATTAGTGTGGTCCTTCCCCGGTCGGTACTGGATGGTGTAATCAAAATTGGCCAGCTGAGCAACCCACCTCTGTTCCACGGCCCCTAGTTTTGCTGTCTGCAGGTGTACAAAGGGGTTATTGTCCATCACAACAGTTATCTTCGCACCccacaaaaaatctttgaatttcTCCACCAGAGCCCATTTCATTGCCAACAGCTCAAGTTTAAAAGAGCTGTAGTTGGCATCGTTGCGTTCTGATGGGTGCAGGCTCCGACTAGCATATGCAATGACTCGTTCTGCTCCATCCTGTTCCTGGGCTAAGACAGCACCTAAACCGCAGTTACTGGCATCTGTATAGACAGTGAAAGGCTTTGTGAAATCTGCATATGCCAAAATTGGCGCTTGTAGCAAGCATTGCTTGAGCTGCTGAAATGCAATTTCGCACTCATCAGTCCATTGGACAGAGGGTGATCCTCTGCACCTGCTCCTTGATGAGCCCCTCAAAAGTTCATTCAGAGGTTTAGCAATCTTGGAAAAGTCTTTAACAAACCGCCTGTAGTAGCCCACAAAACCCAGAAAAGATCTTACCTGCCTAACTGTGGTAGGACGGTCCCAACTCTGGACAGCTGCGGTTTTCTCTGGGTCAGGCGACACTCCATCACCACTGACTTCGTGGCCCAGGAAATTGACTTTCTTATGAAACAGCTTGCATTTCTCTGGGCGAAGAAGAAGACCATAACGCCCCAGGGACTCAAACACACGCTCCAGATGGTCCAGGTGGGTTGCAAAGTCTTTGGAATACACAATAACATCATCCAGGTATACAAGAGCAGAGTCAACAAGCTGGTCCCCCAAACAGCGCTGCATCAGTCTTTGAAAGGTTGCTGGGGCATTACAGAGTCCAAAGGACATCCTGTCAACCTCAAATTAGCCAAAAGGTGTTGTAAATGCAgtcttttctctgtctttctccTCTACCTCCACTTGCCAGTATCCACTGGCCAAGTCCAGAGTGGAGTACCAATCTGCTTGGTTGAGACTGGTCAGGGAATCTTCAATTCGAGGCAAGGGGAAAGCGTCTTTATGAGTGACTCGGTTCAATTTTCTGTAGTCCACACAAAAACGCCAGGCACCGCACTTCTTCTGTACCAGCACTATGGGTGCAGCCCAGGGACTACTGCTCTCTCTAATGACGCCCTGCTCAAGCATGCCCTGCAAAAGACTGCGGATCTCTTTATAGAGAGTGGGGGGAACAGGCCTGTACCTCTCTTTGATAGGTTCTGCGCCACCTGTTGGGATTCTATGTTTCACAACACTAGTGCATCCATAATCATCCTCATGCCTGGCAAAGACATGACTCCATTTTTGAAGTAATTGCCccagttgttgctgctgctcatCTGTGAGGTCCTCCCCTTTAATACAAGGTGGATGGTTTTCCCCACCTACCGCGGACAGACACTCGCCAACATCAATGATTGCCACCTCTACAACACCTGTGCTCACCTCGCAAAGGGAAACGTCTTTGCAGCCTTTTACATTTTCTGGGTTGACCGAACAGACCTTGGCTAGCTTCTGAAATCTACTAATGATCACAGGGAAGGGATTCAAGTTCCTTACTCGCACAGGTAATCTACCCTGGTCTACAGTCACTAGAGTCCGTGCAACCTCTATATTGCCGCCTTCGGTGAACGGCTCCACCATTGCGCAAACTTTTGGCCCACAGGGCCAAGGCGCCGTCTTTGCCCACAGCATCACCTCGCTGTTTGCCGGTACAGTCACTGATGCTCGGCAGACTGGACGAGCTACCCTGGTCAAGGGCTCCATGTCTGAAACAGCTTGGATACGCTGACAGTCAGCAAAAACATCCTCCCATGCCCTTCTAAGGGGCTGACGTTTTATAAGAGGTGGTCGGTGCTTTTGGAACAGTTCTTCCCAACACTCAGAAATTACATTCATGCCCAAGATGGCCTTTTCACCCAAATAGCCGTCTTCTACCACCACAACCCCACAATTCGGGACCCGAACCCCCCCCACCTGGAAGTCAACTACTATGTAGCCTGTATAAGGGATGCTTAGTCCATTTGCAGCTCGAAGTTTAAGCCAAGAGAGGACCCCACCCAAATGCTTCTCCTTGAAGAGGTCTTTACACAGACTCTCACAAAAAATTGTCACTTGCGACCCAGTGTCTTGCAAACACTTAACTTCTACGTCATCTAGTTTAACCGTGACATATGGGCAGCTCTCTGTAAACCTGGTTGGGGGTGGGGAGCTAGGTGGGTCAGCGCTAAGGGGTCCGGTCACCTGACCCACGGTGGCCGGTGGGACTAAAAATCCTGATGGGGGGCTCTAGAGTGGCAGCTGCGGCTAAAATGGCCCGCTTCTTTGCAAGTAGCACAGATTGGGCGGCCCTGTTGGTCCCACTCATATCGTGGTGTCCCTCTAATACCCCTACTAGCTGGTCTGGCTCTATTATCTGTTCTCCAATTAGACTCTGGCTTCATACGTGTGTTTGGAACCGTTCGGTTTTCCTGTAactcaaaatatttttagacatttcagCCACTTGGTCTTTCACCTCTTTTAGCAGTTCATTTTTCAGTTCTGTTTTCCAGTCTGTTGTGG
This genomic window contains:
- the LOC101162633 gene encoding liver-expressed antimicrobial peptide 2 isoform X1, yielding MKMQQKSSLTGKRAAAVMCALLLLMGQQQVCARPMASQAQSGSEQRADVNVQQPVPALRRSARMTPLWRIMSSKPSGAFCQNNFECSTGFCRAGHCATNQRSEAVKY
- the LOC101162633 gene encoding liver-expressed antimicrobial peptide 2 isoform X2: MKMQQKSSLTGKRAAAVMCALLLLMGQQVCARPMASQAQSGSEQRADVNVQQPVPALRRSARMTPLWRIMSSKPSGAFCQNNFECSTGFCRAGHCATNQRSEAVKY